A single Streptomyces mirabilis DNA region contains:
- a CDS encoding creatininase family protein, translating to MTFTRFTDLSGPSVTDLSADTVAVLPVGAIEQHGPHLPVATDYFMAEAIAEGAALAASDSCDITLLPGLAYTKSDEHAWSPGTLWLSAATLFAVLDDLGRSLAKGPVRRLAFLNAHGGNSALLGVALRELRTKYGLFTFLLHAALPVDQGGASPSGELGLGVHGGLNETAAMLHLHPETVDMSLAERSVPEHLTAYEHIGFGKSVSFGWTSDDFGTGNGVIGDPTGATPELGRKLVDTAIADNAAALRECARFLPSA from the coding sequence ATGACCTTCACGCGTTTCACCGACCTCAGCGGACCGTCGGTCACCGACCTGTCCGCCGACACCGTGGCCGTCCTCCCCGTCGGCGCGATCGAGCAGCACGGGCCCCATCTGCCCGTCGCCACGGACTACTTCATGGCGGAGGCGATAGCGGAGGGAGCGGCCCTGGCCGCCTCCGACAGCTGCGACATCACCCTGCTGCCGGGCCTCGCGTACACCAAGTCCGACGAACACGCCTGGTCGCCCGGGACACTGTGGCTCAGCGCCGCGACGCTCTTCGCGGTACTGGACGACCTCGGACGGTCCCTCGCCAAAGGGCCCGTCCGGCGGCTCGCGTTCCTCAACGCGCACGGCGGTAACAGTGCGCTGCTGGGAGTCGCTCTGCGCGAACTCCGCACCAAATACGGTCTGTTCACCTTCCTGCTGCACGCCGCGCTCCCCGTGGACCAGGGCGGCGCGTCCCCGTCCGGCGAGCTGGGTCTGGGGGTGCACGGCGGGCTGAACGAGACCGCGGCGATGCTCCACCTCCACCCGGAGACGGTGGACATGTCGCTGGCCGAGCGGAGTGTCCCGGAGCACCTGACCGCCTACGAGCACATCGGCTTCGGCAAGTCCGTCTCCTTCGGCTGGACGAGCGACGACTTCGGTACGGGCAACGGCGTCATCGGCGACCCCACCGGAGCCACCCCAGAACTCGGCCGCAAGCTCGTCGACACCGCGATCGCCGACAACGCGGCCGCACTGCGCGAATGCGCCCGCTTCCTGCCTTCCGCCTGA